A DNA window from Streptomyces sp. 71268 contains the following coding sequences:
- a CDS encoding phage tail protein yields MSVTDDPAVTVCFVVTIDGIELGSFNTCEGLGCEVVLEQREEGGNNGHLWQLPTRLKYSNVKLSRPLTRETEKVARWFASMTGGFKRKTAHIEARTGDGTKVAQWGLLEVVPVRWTGPSFNPESPKVAIETIEIAHHGYVMEG; encoded by the coding sequence GTGAGCGTGACCGATGACCCGGCGGTGACCGTGTGCTTCGTCGTCACCATCGACGGCATCGAGCTGGGCTCCTTCAACACGTGTGAGGGCCTGGGGTGCGAGGTGGTGCTCGAACAGCGCGAGGAGGGTGGCAACAACGGCCACCTGTGGCAGCTCCCCACCCGGCTCAAGTACTCCAACGTCAAGCTGTCGCGGCCACTGACCCGGGAGACGGAGAAGGTGGCCAGGTGGTTCGCGAGCATGACGGGCGGGTTCAAGCGCAAGACGGCCCACATCGAGGCCCGTACCGGCGACGGGACGAAGGTGGCCCAGTGGGGCCTGCTTGAGGTGGTGCCGGTGCGCTGGACGGGGCCCTCGTTCAACCCCGAGTCGCCCAAGGTGGCCATCGAGACCATCGAGATCGCCCACCACGGCTACGTCATGGAGGGCTGA
- a CDS encoding LysM peptidoglycan-binding domain-containing protein has product MSGSVAFSAAGTGGGPGGGGARPKLEHAYLEMRTPPPGGSLTPGGPAGRIDFQFNPKELTLTKAAAWKRSPAKGAKSAGPPEYQGPKPSKLTVEMFFDASDTQDTSVVTSVEKLLACCVPTSETRQQQRSSPPWVVFHWGGLTGFPGYLSQVQVKYTLFTTSGVPIRAVCQVTMEEISGETPGQNPTSGALHARRVHQVRTGDTLPDLAWREYGDPTAWRVIAEANGIDDPMRLANGRELLLPAPDELTRLRAASAAAPALPGRGSTAQDLAARGQQGRLAPSARARELERGPAPVAAPSPLPSAPSAQGRRW; this is encoded by the coding sequence ATGAGCGGCTCCGTGGCGTTCAGCGCGGCGGGCACCGGGGGTGGGCCCGGGGGCGGCGGGGCGCGGCCCAAGCTGGAACACGCGTACCTGGAGATGCGCACCCCGCCGCCGGGTGGCAGCCTGACCCCGGGTGGGCCGGCCGGGCGCATCGACTTCCAGTTCAACCCGAAGGAGCTGACCCTCACCAAGGCGGCGGCCTGGAAGCGCAGCCCGGCCAAGGGCGCGAAGAGCGCGGGTCCGCCCGAGTACCAGGGGCCCAAGCCCAGCAAGCTGACCGTGGAGATGTTCTTCGACGCCAGCGACACCCAGGACACCAGCGTGGTGACCTCGGTGGAGAAGCTGCTCGCCTGCTGCGTGCCGACCAGCGAGACCCGGCAGCAACAGCGCTCGTCGCCGCCGTGGGTGGTCTTCCACTGGGGCGGCCTCACCGGCTTCCCCGGCTACCTCAGCCAGGTCCAGGTGAAGTACACCCTGTTCACCACCTCCGGGGTGCCGATCCGGGCCGTGTGCCAGGTGACGATGGAGGAGATCAGCGGCGAGACGCCGGGCCAGAACCCGACGTCCGGCGCGCTGCACGCGCGCCGCGTGCACCAGGTGCGCACCGGCGACACCCTGCCGGACCTGGCCTGGCGCGAGTACGGAGACCCGACGGCCTGGCGGGTGATCGCCGAGGCGAACGGCATCGACGACCCGATGCGGCTGGCCAACGGCCGGGAGCTGCTGCTGCCCGCGCCGGACGAGCTGACCCGGCTGCGCGCGGCCAGCGCCGCGGCCCCGGCGCTGCCCGGCCGCGGGTCGACGGCCCAGGATCTGGCCGCCCGTGGCCAACAGGGTCGACTCGCGCCCTCCGCCCGCGCCCGGGAGCTGGAGCGCGGGCCGGCCCCGGTGGCCGCGCCGAGCCCGCTGCCCAGTGCCCCGTCGGCACAGGGGCGCCGATGGTGA